One part of the Leucobacter triazinivorans genome encodes these proteins:
- a CDS encoding TM2 domain-containing protein produces MSSADPHPIPGTSLQHVSQPGSAPPHLPQSAGRQHPVPEGRKSYLATLLFALFLGIFGVDRFYLGKTRSALFKLFTLGGLGYWIVIDVLITLFGGQRDTWGLRLQGYDRYSKLVWKVIGIFFASMFALGAIFSLIYASFDSNGLTTIGWVAIAVLCAAGAVLGLVYFLRRRSQSRRASETRAAHHDSTDARSPVEKFASLRNQYVLLAAIGDETAAGIVRQLDSLLKNVEELYGRLQRKSRRREISRVKKAYAEKLSKLAIILDQDHLLDMLSNPHLWDDVEQHVSAGRRAIMVIDSQLIDNIRQVNAERKLVLHKELDQALESAR; encoded by the coding sequence ATGTCAAGCGCCGATCCCCACCCGATCCCAGGCACATCTCTACAGCATGTATCCCAGCCGGGTTCAGCGCCGCCACACCTCCCGCAGAGTGCTGGCCGTCAGCATCCGGTACCTGAAGGGAGAAAAAGCTATCTGGCCACCCTGCTCTTTGCGCTCTTCCTTGGCATCTTCGGAGTTGACCGCTTCTACCTCGGCAAGACCCGCTCTGCATTGTTCAAGCTGTTCACGTTGGGGGGACTTGGGTACTGGATCGTTATCGACGTGTTGATCACGCTCTTCGGCGGGCAACGCGACACTTGGGGACTTCGACTGCAAGGCTACGACAGATATAGCAAGTTGGTCTGGAAAGTAATCGGGATCTTCTTTGCTTCAATGTTCGCGCTCGGCGCCATTTTCTCTCTGATCTATGCTTCATTCGACAGCAACGGGTTGACCACCATCGGGTGGGTTGCCATAGCTGTCCTCTGCGCAGCGGGAGCCGTGCTCGGTCTGGTGTACTTCTTGCGCAGACGGTCGCAGAGTCGACGAGCATCCGAGACTCGAGCAGCGCATCACGACTCGACGGACGCCCGATCCCCCGTCGAGAAATTTGCTTCTCTCCGCAACCAGTACGTCTTACTCGCGGCTATCGGCGACGAGACCGCCGCCGGAATTGTGCGACAACTCGATTCACTGTTGAAGAACGTCGAAGAGCTGTATGGCCGCTTGCAAAGAAAATCTAGGCGTCGGGAAATCAGTCGGGTCAAGAAAGCCTACGCCGAGAAGTTGAGCAAGCTTGCGATAATTCTCGACCAGGACCATCTACTCGACATGCTATCCAACCCTCACCTTTGGGATGACGTGGAACAACACGTTAGTGCGGGGCGAAGAGCAATCATGGTGATTGACTCGCAGCTCATCGACAACATCAGGCAGGTCAACGCCGAGCGCAAACTAGTCCTCCACAAAGAACTAGATCAGGCCCTTGAGTCTGCAAGGTAG